The Candidatus Latescibacterota bacterium DNA window ATCGAATCGACCGGATGTGCGGATGGCCGGATGTTAAAATTCGTGGTGACCGACACCGGCATCGGGATTCCTGCCGACAAACTCGACACCTTGTTCGAAGTGTTCACCCAGGTCGACGCGAGTACTACGAAACAGTTCGGGGGAACAGGGTTGGGCCTGTCGATCTCAAAGCAGCTTGTAAAAATGATGGGTGGGGAAATATCGGCGAGGAGTGTCGAAGGAGATGGATCGGAATTCACTTTTACCGCTTCGTTCGAATATGACGAGACGGCAGTAACCGAATCGGCCCGGAAACGAAAAACGATCCGGCCGATGAAAGTGCTGGTGGTGAATGAAAACTCTACAGTTCGCGGATGGATCAGGATGCTCCTCGAAAGCAGAGGATGTACACTTGAGGAAGCCGAAGACCTGGAAAAAGCGGACAGGATCGCAAGAGACGTTATCTCTGCCGGTGGATCTGTAGACATAGTCCTGATCGATGCTCATCTCTATCTCGATCTCGAAAAGGACCCCGCCAGGTTTATTATGGATATTTCCCAGCAGAACAATACGAATATCATATTGATATTTCCTCCGTCCAGGACGGAGGCTCTCAGGAATATCAGCGAGGAGGAGCATCCTTACTATCTTTCGAGGCCGATAAGTGAAAGAAGCCTGTTTGAATGTCTTGAAGCCATCGATGTGATTAAAGGCGAGGTCGAGGATTCAGTGACTGAAAGCGCTGAAAAATCTGAGATCCCGGCTACTGGAAGGTCGGAGCGGAGCATAGAGGATGTGAAAGACGTAAAGATACTGCTTGCTGACGACAACCTTGTCAACCAGATGGTCGCTGTGAAATTTCTCGAGAAAATCGGATATTCGGCCGATGTTGTCACAAATGGACAAGAGGCCCTCGATGCTTTGGCAGAAAAAGTCTATGACCTGGTCCTTATGGATTGCATGATGCCGGTCATGGACGGCTATATAGCAACGGAGATGATAAGAAGTGGAGAGACGCCGGTCCTCGACCCAGCAATCCCGGTGATCGCAATGACGGCCAATGCTATGGACGGTGACAGGGAAAAATGCATCGAATACGGGATGGATGACTATATCGCAAAACCGATCGATATTGAAAAACTCAGGGAAATCCTGGAAAAATGGAGTGTCGATTTAACCGAAGTTCAGCCCGAGGCCGTTTCAGGCCCTCAGGAGGAAGTCGGACAGCCTTTCAGCCGCGAGGAATTCCTGGAAAAGATAGATGGCAGTGAAGAGCTTTTCGAGAGTCTGATTCAGATCTACACAGAAGACACCAGGCGGCAGATAGATGCCATGCGCGAAGGGATGGTAGCGGGCGACGATCCGGCTGTACGCATAGAGGCGCATACACTCAAGGGCGCGTCGGGGACTATCGGTGAGGGCGTGATCCAGGGGCTCGCGTTTCAGATCGAGAAAGCCGCAAAGTCTTCCGATCTGTCGATCGTTCCACTTGTACTGGAGAAGATAGAAACAGAGTTCGAACGTTTTCTGTCCGGTCTGGGACTTACGGAAAAAGTCTGATCCTGTTTCCATCGGTATACGAACATACCAATTGTCACATTCGAAAAACCAGGCTGTTCACGAGCTGACCAAGCTGGGATTGACAGTGTACGTCGGGAAGAGTAATCTGACCTCATAGATCGATCTATCACAGCATTCAGGAGGTCAAATTGAACAGCTCTTCGACAATATTCAGAATCATTGTTTTTGCCAGTGTCCTCTTTGTGTCGGCCGGTTTCCAGCCGACAGGACTTGCTGCAGACGAGGACACGGGAATCGATACAGGACGGGGGAGAATGCCCATCACGGCGACCGACCTGTGGATGATGAAGCGGGTGGGTTCGCTGAGATTGTCCCCGGATGGAAGGCTTGCCGCCATAACGGTCATGGAGTACGATATAGACGAAAACAGCGGGCAAGGTGACATATGGCTGGTAAATACTGACGGATCGGGTTTTCGCCGTTTTACAACAGGGAACACGACGGAGAGTTCGCCAGCCTGGAGTCCTGACGGAACGCGCCTGGCCTTTATCTCGAGACGTGATGGAGAAAAATCTCAGCTTCAGGTCATATCGATGAAAGGCGGAGAGGCCATCGAATTTACCGATATGCCTCTCGGCGTTTCGGACCCTCGCTGGCTTCCCTGCGGCAGGAGGATCGTCTTTTCTTCGAAGACTCTGCCCGGACTCGGAGATGACCGGGACGCGTTGAGAGAGGAATTGAAGAAAAGAGATAAGAGCAAGGTGACAGCGAAGGTCACTGAGGATAGATATTACCGCTACTGGGACCATTGGCTGACAGACGGGTATGTCAGTCATCTATACGTGATAGATCTTGATACAGGGGAAATCACCGATCTGATGCCGGGGTGGGACAAGTATACGAGGAATTCCGGTGGGATCGAGTATGATATAGCGCCAGATGGCGGGGAGATCGCTTTTACAGCTTTCAGAGAAGGATCTCCCTACGATAAGCTTGAGACAGACATTTATCTTCTCGACGTTTCATCACCAGGAAAGGTCAGGAACCTGACGGCCGATAATCCTGCTGATGATTTTGCTCCATACTACACGCCTGACGGGAAATATATCCTGTACGGAAAGCAGCAGATACTCGGGTTCTATGGTGACAGGGTGCGGCTTGTCAGATACAACAGGCGGACTGACGGCAAGAAAGTACTTACGGAATCGTTCGATCGTTCACCTTCAGGTTGGGTGGCCGATCCGAAAAGTAAAAACATATATTTCAGCGCCGAAGACAGGGCGATGGTATCGATCTTTACAATTGGAATGGGCGGAGGAGAAGTAAGAGAGGTCTATCGTGGTGGCGCGAACAGGTCGGTCGATGTAGTTCCTGGCGGTGGCCTCATATTCCTTCACCAGAGCAGTATCGAGCCGAATACCGTTTGTGTCGTGGACAGAAATGGTGGTTCGTTTGAAAGGATCACTTCCTTCAACAATGATATCCTGGCACGTATTGAGATGGGTGTTGTAGAGGACGTCACCTTCACCGGGGCCGAGGGTGAAGATGTACAGATGTTCATCCTCTATCCACCGGGATTCGATCCGGAGATGAAGTACCCTCTCCTTGTTCTTGTGCATGGGGGCCCTCATGGCACCTTCGGTGACATATTCCACCCCAGGTGGAACACGCAGGTCTTCGCGGCGCCGGGCTATGTGACGGCGATGGTGAACTTTCACGGTTCGTCGAGTTTCGGGCAGGATTTTACCGATGCTATAACCGGAGAGAACGGCCGGAAGCCGTATATCGATGTGATGAAAGCGGTCGACTACCTGGTCGCGAAGGGTTTTGTGGCAGAGGACCGCATGGCAGTAGCGGGCGGAAGTTATGGGGGATACCTTGCAAGCTGGATCGGTACGCAGACGGACAGGTTCGCCTGTCTGATCAATCATGCCGGTGTCTTCGATCTCTGTGCCCAGTTCGGTTCGGATATCACATCCGGACGGTCCCGGGGCTATGGTGGCACTCCCTGGGATGATCTCGAGGATGTGATCAGGTGGAGTCCGGCTCACAATATGAAAGACTATGTAACGCCCACTCTCGTGATCCATGGTGAGAAGGACTACAGGGTTCCGGTCGGTAACGGTCTTGAAGCTTACGGTATGCTCAAGGCAAAGGGTGTCCCCGCGCGGTTTATATATTTTCCGGACGAGAATCACTGGGTACTTACTCCGCAGAACTCGATATTCTGGTACAAAGAGTTTCACTCGTGGCTCGACAGGTGGATCGGGACAGAGCCCGAGTGAGGACTGTCGCACGGGGCTGGTTATGGAAATGGGCTTATAAAGTCCTCTAGAGGGAAAAGAGAATGGAGACTGAAATGACGGAATATCTCAGGCATGTGATTGCCATTCTGGCTCTGCCGTTGATTATTCCCATGCTTATGGCGGTATTGCTGCCGGAAGAAGCCGAAGCATATGACCGGCCTGTCGGTGATATGAAGGTTTCGCGATCCGAGGTCGTCGGCAGACATGGCATGGTTTGCGCCGCGCAGCCCCTTGCCGCACAGATAGGGCTGGATATCCTGAAAAAGGGTGGAAACGCAATAGATGCCGCTATAGCTGTTAACGCGGCTCTGGGACTGATGGAGCCGGTATCAAATGGAATCGGTGGTGATCTTTTCGCGATCGTCTGGGACGCAAAATCGAAAAAGCTCTATGGTTTGAATGCCAGCGGCAGGAGTCCATATCTTCTCGATATTGATAAGGTCAGAGAGGCTGGTGTAGAGGCGATCCCTTACACCGGGATGCTACCGCAGACGGTGCCGGGATGTGTGGATGGCTGGTTCGAACTCCATGGGAGATTCGGATCGATGCCGATGAAGGAGATCCTGGCTCCCGCGATCAAATACGCGGAAGAAGGATTCCCCGTGACGGAAGTGATAGCGCATTACTGGGAGCTCGGTTGCAGGCGGCTTCGGGATGAGCCTAATTTTTCCGCCACTTACATGCCTGAGGGCAGGGCGCCTCGTAAGGGAGAGATCTTTCGCAATCCCGATCTGGCAGAGACTTATCGCAGGCTCGCGGCAAAGGGCAGGGACGAATTCTACCGGGGGTCCATCGCAAGGGAGATCGACAGGTTCTGTGACGCGAACGACGGATATTTAAGATTGAAAGATCTGGAGGACCATTCTTCTACGTGGGTCGAACCGGTCGGTGTCGACTACAGGGGGTACGAGGTCTGGGAACTGCCTCCAAACGGGCAGGGAATAGCAGCCCTGCAGATGCTCAACATCCTTGAGAATTACGATATAGCATCGATGGGATTCGGAAGTACTGAGTATATTCATTATCTTGTGGAAGCGAAGAAACTTGCGTTTGAGGATAGAGCGAGGTTCTATGCCGATCCCGACTTCATCGATATTCCGGTCGAAGGCCTTGTCTCGAAGGAATACGCGAGGCAGCGGATGAAGTTGATCGATTCGGGAAGAGCGCTAAGAGAGGTATCGCACGGGGACCCCATGCTGGAGAGTGGAGAGACGACCTACCTGGTCGTGGCAGACAGCGAGAGGAACTTCGTGTCGCTTATCCAGAGCAATTATGCCGGTTTCGGATCGGGGCCGGTGCCGGATGGATTGGGTTTCTGCCTCCAGGACAGGGGCGCACTGTTCAATCTCGATCCGGAACATCCCAACTCTCTTCAGCCCCATAAAAGACCGTTTCATACTATAATCCCCGCCATGGTCACAAAAGACGGCAGGCCGGTCTTCGCGTTCGGTGTGATGGGTGGGTCGATGCAACCACAGGGACATGTGCAGGTCCTCTGCAATATCATCGATTTCGGGATGGGTATCCAGGAAGCGGGCGATGCCCCGAGAGTAAGGCATTACGGATCCTCCCAGCCGACAGGGAGCGTGATGACCGATGGTGGAAAGGTGGCCTTCGAATCGGGATTCGATCTTGAGATCCTGAGGACGCTTACCGACATGGGCCATCTCCTGGTGAAGGAGAACGGCGGGTTTGGAGGGTATCAGGGGATATGGTACGATCACGTTAATGACGTGTTGATCGGTGGCACGGAATCGAGGAAAGATGGTTGCTCTCTTGGCTGGTAGAAATCGAATCGATTTCTGGGCGACCGCATGACAGGGATACAGGCAGGATGGTGTGAGGACAGGTATGGATTTTGTCGATTCAAGATTTTTCGACCACTTCATGGATCCCCGTAATGTGGGGACGATAGAAGATCCCGATGGCATGGGTATGGGTGGCGACCCTGACTGTGGCGACTGGCTCCTGGTTACTATCAGAGTCTCGGATGGGAGCATCGAGGATATCAGGTTTCAGTGCCGTGGCTGCTCGTCGGCTATAGTAACATCGAGTTCGATGACAGAGCTGGCAAAAGGCAGGAGCCTGGAGGAAGCGATGAATATATCGGCAACAGACATCGAAGATTCCGTTGGAGGCCTGAGCGATGAAAAAAGGCATTGTTCACTGCTCGGCGAGCAGGCGCTGAGAGAGGCTATAAAGGATTTCAGGGCGAGGGAGAGGCCGCAGGCCCAGTAGTAGAAAATGAAAACATGGAATCAAAGGGTGTGTCGAAATAATGATCTGTTGCTGTGTTCCGGAGAGAGCGGTTGCCGCCCTCTCCGGGGCCTGGCTATTTTATTCTTTGGTGAAGCTCGTTATGCATATACTGGATATACAATTCGGTTTCAGGGTTTTTCGTTATTCTTCTGAGTGTGATCGACATATCCGTCACCTTGAACCGGTAGGTCTTGTATGCCATCTCGGTCGTGCCATCCGGTGAGGTTGGGTTCACTCCGTAGTCTTCCTCTATCCTGTGCTTCAGAAGATTCAGCTTTGTGACGTTTGTACTCTTCATATAGGCAATGACTTCCATCAACATGTCATCGACGAAGGTCAGTCTGAGGTGGGATATTTCCCTGGAACCGTCGGCAGCTCTTGAGAACTCGTACATTTTACCCCTGTAGCCGGTCCTGGGGTTTTCTGTTTTGTTCCACGAAGTCTTGTTTCGGACCCGTTCGAAAAGATCGCCGGATTTCTCGCCCAGATAAAAACCGTAGACCGGGTCTTCCAGGACTTCGACGGTACCACCGCCCCCGCCTGTGCAGGAGGGCAGGAAAGCAATCAATGCAGCAAGGGCGACGACATATCTATTTTTGACTATCAATGCGTGTCCTCTCAATTTTCGGCTACTTTGTTGCTCTTCTTGAGAGTGTAGAGTCCTCCCATACCGATCAAGAGCATAATCGCAGACTGTATCCAGGTCTTGGGAGGAATGCCGCCACTGGTTGCATTAACGAAAATGACCATGCCGCCTGAAATGAATACTAAAAGACCGTAGATGAAGAACATGACTTTTCTGGCCTTGTTGCGGGTCTCTTCTGTGTCTTCCCCGAACAGTTTGTTGTAAATGATCAGGGCGAACATCGTCACCACTCCGAGAGCGGCGAATACAAGCCAGAAATTCCGCAATGTAGTGGAGACGTCAGGTTTGCCTACAAGAGGAGCAAGGATCGAGTGATACATCTCACCACCGACATTCGAGCCGACGAGAGAACCTATTACTCCATATAGAAAAGCATATCCCATATAGGTAGCCTTTTTGTCCTGCGGGGCTACCAGGCCGATATAGCTGTAGTACTTCGGATGACAGGTCATCTCTCCGATCGAGAATATCGCGATTCCGAGGATGAAGATCCAGGCATGCTGTGAAAACGCGAGAAAGAGGAACCCGGCCGACCCGATCAGGATACCGCCTACCATCGACGGCAGAGGCTTGAAGTTTTTTACGATCATATTCACAAAGATCTGAAGGATCACTATC harbors:
- a CDS encoding iron-sulfur cluster assembly scaffold protein; protein product: MRTGMDFVDSRFFDHFMDPRNVGTIEDPDGMGMGGDPDCGDWLLVTIRVSDGSIEDIRFQCRGCSSAIVTSSSMTELAKGRSLEEAMNISATDIEDSVGGLSDEKRHCSLLGEQALREAIKDFRARERPQAQ
- a CDS encoding response regulator; protein product: MPEQPNRTVTAEEYGSVVEERDKALGEVERSKAMIEKIKIDRDNALRKAAFLEIETRKADIAKSYFLANMSHEIRTPMNGVMGMTTLLLDTELDPDQREFAETISQSAEALLMIINDVLDFSRMESGNFELENESFDLRSVIDDIGEMMGLRAHEKGLEYVSIIDNEVPYRIRGDAERMRQVIINLINNSIKFTHKGEVVLRIESTGCADGRMLKFVVTDTGIGIPADKLDTLFEVFTQVDASTTKQFGGTGLGLSISKQLVKMMGGEISARSVEGDGSEFTFTASFEYDETAVTESARKRKTIRPMKVLVVNENSTVRGWIRMLLESRGCTLEEAEDLEKADRIARDVISAGGSVDIVLIDAHLYLDLEKDPARFIMDISQQNNTNIILIFPPSRTEALRNISEEEHPYYLSRPISERSLFECLEAIDVIKGEVEDSVTESAEKSEIPATGRSERSIEDVKDVKILLADDNLVNQMVAVKFLEKIGYSADVVTNGQEALDALAEKVYDLVLMDCMMPVMDGYIATEMIRSGETPVLDPAIPVIAMTANAMDGDREKCIEYGMDDYIAKPIDIEKLREILEKWSVDLTEVQPEAVSGPQEEVGQPFSREEFLEKIDGSEELFESLIQIYTEDTRRQIDAMREGMVAGDDPAVRIEAHTLKGASGTIGEGVIQGLAFQIEKAAKSSDLSIVPLVLEKIETEFERFLSGLGLTEKV
- the ggt gene encoding gamma-glutamyltransferase codes for the protein METEMTEYLRHVIAILALPLIIPMLMAVLLPEEAEAYDRPVGDMKVSRSEVVGRHGMVCAAQPLAAQIGLDILKKGGNAIDAAIAVNAALGLMEPVSNGIGGDLFAIVWDAKSKKLYGLNASGRSPYLLDIDKVREAGVEAIPYTGMLPQTVPGCVDGWFELHGRFGSMPMKEILAPAIKYAEEGFPVTEVIAHYWELGCRRLRDEPNFSATYMPEGRAPRKGEIFRNPDLAETYRRLAAKGRDEFYRGSIAREIDRFCDANDGYLRLKDLEDHSSTWVEPVGVDYRGYEVWELPPNGQGIAALQMLNILENYDIASMGFGSTEYIHYLVEAKKLAFEDRARFYADPDFIDIPVEGLVSKEYARQRMKLIDSGRALREVSHGDPMLESGETTYLVVADSERNFVSLIQSNYAGFGSGPVPDGLGFCLQDRGALFNLDPEHPNSLQPHKRPFHTIIPAMVTKDGRPVFAFGVMGGSMQPQGHVQVLCNIIDFGMGIQEAGDAPRVRHYGSSQPTGSVMTDGGKVAFESGFDLEILRTLTDMGHLLVKENGGFGGYQGIWYDHVNDVLIGGTESRKDGCSLGW
- a CDS encoding S9 family peptidase — protein: MNSSSTIFRIIVFASVLFVSAGFQPTGLAADEDTGIDTGRGRMPITATDLWMMKRVGSLRLSPDGRLAAITVMEYDIDENSGQGDIWLVNTDGSGFRRFTTGNTTESSPAWSPDGTRLAFISRRDGEKSQLQVISMKGGEAIEFTDMPLGVSDPRWLPCGRRIVFSSKTLPGLGDDRDALREELKKRDKSKVTAKVTEDRYYRYWDHWLTDGYVSHLYVIDLDTGEITDLMPGWDKYTRNSGGIEYDIAPDGGEIAFTAFREGSPYDKLETDIYLLDVSSPGKVRNLTADNPADDFAPYYTPDGKYILYGKQQILGFYGDRVRLVRYNRRTDGKKVLTESFDRSPSGWVADPKSKNIYFSAEDRAMVSIFTIGMGGGEVREVYRGGANRSVDVVPGGGLIFLHQSSIEPNTVCVVDRNGGSFERITSFNNDILARIEMGVVEDVTFTGAEGEDVQMFILYPPGFDPEMKYPLLVLVHGGPHGTFGDIFHPRWNTQVFAAPGYVTAMVNFHGSSSFGQDFTDAITGENGRKPYIDVMKAVDYLVAKGFVAEDRMAVAGGSYGGYLASWIGTQTDRFACLINHAGVFDLCAQFGSDITSGRSRGYGGTPWDDLEDVIRWSPAHNMKDYVTPTLVIHGEKDYRVPVGNGLEAYGMLKAKGVPARFIYFPDENHWVLTPQNSIFWYKEFHSWLDRWIGTEPE